In Gossypium hirsutum isolate 1008001.06 chromosome A10, Gossypium_hirsutum_v2.1, whole genome shotgun sequence, the DNA window cattTGCAAAAGTTATGCAGGGTTGGGGATGAGCCAAAAATAAATCATGATGAGGAGATTTGGCTATTTCATGCAGTAAAAACTAAATTGACATTATCTTAATCTTCAACATAAATCCTGCTCATGTTCGTGGCGGGCCAAGCATTAAAGAGAAAATAGACACTAGATGTGctagaatttaaattaattaccaCAAAAGGCTTTCTTTTAACTAGTTTACTATTTGTTGTTCTATTCTGGCTTTTGACATATTGAAAGAATAGTTTTGTCTTTGAACATATGCTCTTAAGGTAGGGTCTCTCCTTCACAATTCCACATTGCAAATCCGTCCCTATACTTTGCCGAATAGTATGATGAACAAAAAACCATAACTCACTCCAATGTTTGGTCTCTGGGTGTGGACAACAAGCTACCCACAGCAAAACAGAGAAACCTAAGAAACTTGATGATGAGTTGTTAAAACCATGAAGCACGGTTGAAATCACCACAGCTTTGCTTTCACCCAAAAGAGGAGGAACACGACTCCTAACACGATGGCAACCGGAGCCCACTTCCGAATTAAAGCCTACAGGCAAGAGTTTCCAAACTTCAGAATTGCTAACAATAATGATCTTTAGAACGAATCAAGAACAGTTTCAAAAATAATCCAGCCACAACCGCATGGCAAGCTCTAGCTAAAGAGACTTACATTAAAAATTATGTAGTTTGAATAGAAGGAATTAGgcaacaaaattaataacccatGGTACTTAAGGCAAACTTCAATCAAACAGTCCGACATAAATCATATCACATTTAAGTGCTAATATTCTTCTTGATTTTTGTGGAGAGGGAGCAATCATACTTACGTAACTAGCCATGCTTGTCTTTATGCCTATAAGCAGAGCCTAGAACTCAAACTAATTGATGCATTAATTGCCCAAAGCAGACATTGATTTTTTGTGGGGAGGGAGCAATTATACTTATGTAACTAGCCATGCTTGTCTTTATGCCTATAAGCAGAGCTTCGAACTCAAACTAATTGATGCATTAATTGCCCAAAGCAGACAttgatctttttttctttttcttaacagGATAGGCCGGTCCATGCTGAAGGATCCATTTTGACTTCGATCATGTACATTATATCAATCGCCTATGTTTTCTACCAGAAAATGACTTAGCAGCATGCATTTGTCaacaaaaatgtcaaaaggaaAAAGCTAAATGCCTCAACGTAAAAAAGGGGAGAGACAGAAAGAGAAAAATGACTGCAATAACGAGTCTTCATCCTGCACTAATCCAGAAAACTAACCTGTCGATTTAAGTCTCTCGCCTTATCAGCATATATGCGAGATTCCGAGGTCAAACGACTGGACATCTGACTGACCTCTGTATTGTCAGAAAAGGGAAATTAACGCTTAGTCAGTGAAAAGCAATACAATCTATCCTCAGTCAGTGAAAAGGAGAGAGATCAAAGCAACAGTAAAGACAATCTGATTAGGTGACTTCAATCTGAAAGTAATACTTAGAAGTAAACTAAGCAGTGACAAGGTGCAGCCATAAATAACTTTGCCCTTGTACTGCTAGTAGAGAATAAAAATCTAAAAGCCCGGTTCTTTTAAATGTTAATTGGCATAATGTGAACTGATGAAAAGTTCCAGAAAAACTCAACAACAAAAAGACCAGAATAGCTAAATCTGACTATTAAAGGAACAAAAGCTACAAAACCAACCCATGACCTCACACTAGAAAAATGCTTTTTCTTTTAAACACGAATATATAATTATAAGGAACTAAAATCATCCAGTTATCAGTTATGTCCCAGCTTGGATTAAGACTTGAGGgtaatttataaaagttaaattggGACAGAATCAAATATAGAGTAACAGGCTGGTCTCACCTAAACGATTGTTTTTCACATCTTTAACCAGTACATGCAATGCAGATGCATTAAAATTGTAAAAGCAAAGTTTACCTAGCACATGATTGTAAATTTTAGCATTCCTCATGGTGCATTGATTCAAACAAAGTTCAATGAATTTTCAAACTAAATCTTATAAAAATGTCCTAAAGTAATTCAGAAAAGAAAAAGGTCTCTCTTACGGTCCAACTTTTCACCAACACCAAGAACTTCTTGCACATTGCGAGTCATTATTTGGTGAACTTCGTAGAGTTCATCGTTCAACTTTGAAATATTCCGTTGAGTACGGGTGTCCTGGTATAATTTTTTTGTCTTCTGTATGAATGTATCTGATagacaaagaaaaaaatacaatcaAGCCTAGGAAGAGAAAGAACACAAAGAAAAGGAGGAAGAAATACTAATTCCAAACAACAGAAAAGGAACCTACCAAATTTAATAAATGCATAAGGCCTGGCAGCAGTTTCAATTTGAGCTCCATTAACACGTTCAAATTCATTCTTGAGGTCTTCCAGATATTGAAAAGCAAGTTTCTTAGGATAAGAACGGTCGCACATTGTCAAGTAACAAACACGACCTTCAATGATATAGCTATGAACTTAGGTCAAGGTAACACCATAATGGTATAATTCAGATGCACCTGCAAATCGTACTGAGAAAAACATACAACAGAACTTATTTCTTTCCCTCAATAGACCATAAAGTATAAACCTATttcataattcaaaaaatatgGCATCCAAAAAATAGACACCAGGACAAGGATACTGGAATACATAAGGACCAGTCTCGACAGACATCCTTGAAGCTTCATTATGGCCTTTAGAGAGATTCTTAAACAAAGCCTTAACTTGTTGTTTGTACATTTCAGCATCTGTCAGATCCCGACCATCATCTAGTCCCTCCGCCAGAGGCAGACCATCAGTAACACGAGCAATCATTGTCAGTTTCACCATCTTTACTCCCCTTTTTCTCAGCTTTCACAAAATCCCTTCAAACTAATAGAAACGCAAAATTAACACCTTAAGTAAAAATTAACACGCCAAATTCCATACCATGATAATAAAAAAAGGCACAGCGGATTTCAATTGACTATAATTCGATAATTTCATTCTCAATCTTAATGGTACAACCACCCACCACAAAGCTGAAAATAAATACTATTTTCCAGTTGAAAAGTTATCATTGCAAACAATTAAAATTAACGgggaaaaaaacataaattgattccTTAATTCTGATATTCAGTAAACCCTCATCATTGGTCAAAAGCAAGATCGACCCAACACTTCTTTTTCCAATCGAAAGGTCATTAATGTAATCCAAAGACAACCAATCTAGTCAATGTCATCACGATCTGACaaggaaatatatatttttcaaggATTCCAACAAAACCCAGAAATTcagttgaagaaaaaaaaatctcatataAGAATTTCCACAACGAaccatttttttcttcaaataattatatgcatgCACATTTAAAAATCGATAAACAAAAGCTACTAGTTTTTAATGGAATACCTGATTAGAGCATGTAGGTCTTCGGATTTCTCCTTGATTTCAACGATCTGAGGAAGGGGAAACGACCGGTGGTCCGACAAGTCTTAATGAGATGAAAATAAATGGAAAGTGAGGGCGTTAAGAATgggatttttatttataaaatcaaataaaaataggAAATTAAATGATGGCTTTTTGAGAGTGTCGTGTTATCAGCGATTGTACCTTTGAGATTGCCGTGCGAACTCCGAAGTTTCAAAGGTACAATGCCGTCTGGGAGTTTTCTTAAATTagactattttcaaattttctttaaagattatatttatagatataataaatataaataatataatattctaCTTTTATTAGATatcaaaatcttaaaatttatcaaattttttattttaatatatagttattttataatttaaatttaaatttatagatataataaatataaataatataaaattttggttttttgccctaaataaaattctatttttatttgatatCATAAtcctaaattatatcaaatttcttatttcaATATACATTTGTTTtacaataatgaaaaaaaaaactgttgacgaaagaaaaaaagtgataATATATTTCAGTGAGACAAAATCACAATTAAAAGAAGCATAACAAATATTTACTTAAcatcatataatattttaaaatgttttaacaTTTTCTCAATAATATTTCACTTAATATTTAATCCAAATTTAGGAAAAATAATTACTTATTTTGATTAAATACGATagtaaatcaaataaaaacattaagctttttttttaaatgaaatccGTTTATTACTTGAGCTTGAAAGATAAAACCATAGAAAACAATctcaaatagaaaataaaaggaaaacaaataacaagaaaaacaaaaaaaatagaaaaaaacccAAAAAGCATTCTCTTCTCCTTACAGCAATCTTCCAAGCTCTTACATATCTGAAATCCCCAAAAATAAACAGCTAAATCTTCCAATTTCCGGCAGTGATTCACCCAGGAACAGAAGCAAGTTGAGACAGGCAAccaaatttctaaatttctcatCCCAATCGACATCACAAAGGAGGAATTATAGTGGTCGGTTGAACTGTCAATCAAAATCAACCACTTCCAAAACTTTCAATGGCGCATCTTCAACCCATAACGAATCTCCATTAGTTTGCAAACCTTTAACAACCATTGCATGCGCTGCTCTATTCCTTTCTCTCACAACGAACTGAAATCGACAAGAATGGAAGTTCATTGCTAGATTCTTCGCATCCCAGGTAAATGGTCTGAATTCCGAGTAATCCTTGCTTTCTTGTTGAATTCgtgtaaatcaaaataaaaatattccaatttttggaataattcaattttaaattaaataaatcttaaaattacacaataattttaatataactaGTATGGaacaatatattttaagtattctttttatatttgaaatttaatatttttattttagaagtttggtacttttatttttcaaatttaaaaattcaaataaaattgttAACACCATTAAATTATTCTATCAATTTCGCTgatgtaatattttgaaattaaaaaaaatactcacttaacAGTTACGTAACAAAAAATTGGCATTACAAtggacttgaatttaacaaataattttaatagtactaataaatcttaaaagttacatcaatattttaatcaaaacaaAAGTATTAGAGCTAACCAATGacattgtaaaaatttcaaacaaaaaaattaggttaaattatacaattggtccccatattttttcattttgagtaatttaattttttttcttttatgatcttttaactttccttttttttcattctccttttgttttcctcccttctctatttcttttaacataatatttttttatattttccatttgttaaaactaatccATATACTTCATGAAGGTGGTTCCCACTATTTTCTTTCTGAAATCAAAAGAAAGTGGAAACATGTCATGGGAAGGGAGCAACAAAGAAACCCCACTGATGGTATTTCTGAAAGATTATCGAATGACAAAGTTCAGGGAACGATGGAGGAGTTAAGGAATATATTAGGATGAATTCTCCAACTAAAGATCACTTCTTTAACGAAAGAGTTGCAAGGCCATCTTTTTGTGTCAACAAGGGAGAAAAGCCAAGCAAGTTAAAAGGCTCCAAATTAGGCATAAAATTTGAGATTACTAACTTTTCCGGCATTATATAACCTCTATATCGAAGCGAAGAAACATCTatctaatataataataaatgggGATGAAAATGTGAATTTTTCGTGCCAAAAGGTTTCTAAATCCTCAAGGAGGATTCTTTCTCTCCCAGAGTATAATTTGTCCCCTTTTGGCAGCCCTAGGAGGAACTCAGAATCTAGTTTTATAACTACACGAATGAGATTTACTAGCTGTGACAAACTCCAGAATGTGAATGAAAACGATCAAACAAAATTATGTCAGCCATCCAAGTCAAGTAGCAGCAGAGGAACAGGAGAGCTAACTTTGCTTTTCGGATGACAAAGCTAGTGATGAAGTCCAAGGTGATAATGTAATTTTGAACAAACCTAACACTTGTCTAAATGATGACAAAGAAGATCAAACTTATTAATCTACTAAAGATGAAATGAGTATTGAAGGTATTGTTTTGCATTCGATTATTTTATGATCCAATCATGAATTTATATTTAACTTTATAAAATGTATACAAGAGGGGTGAATATTGTTGAAGACGACAATATGGTTATGGGGGAAAGCAATCTTCATAAAGTATGGGGACtatttttaacaaatgaaaaatatagaaaaattatattaaaaggaATGAAGAAGGAAGGAAAACAGAgagagaagtagaagagaataaaaaatacagagaaaaaaaggttaaaaaaatataaaaataaataaaaattaaattgctcaaaacgaaaaaaatataggcaccaattatataatttaacctaaaatttttgtttgaaataatgatttaatgtgccacgtTAGCTTACTGTTACGCCGTTAAAGGTAATTAATAactaagtgattaaaatgttacaatacaataatgtaagtaactaaaacgtaatattttaaacatgaataactaaaatgtaacccgAAGCAAACAAAAGTAACTTTTTCTAATACACTTGAATTATACttgcttaaattattaacaatTATAATCactttttaatcttattttgagaatttaaaaattcactttttttatgtaaaaagataaattatataaataaatctcTTTAAATTTCGGTATAAAAATACATGAGAGTTTAATATTTATCCGGAACTTAAAAACAATCAAAATAGAAGAATTTCAaccttattaattattttatatttaaattggcACATCAacataattaacaaaattaacagagttattaaatgaatctgaatctttaaataaaaaatatatagagaCTAAATCCTTAAAATTAAAACGTAATTAcccataattaaaagaaaaaaaaacttagttcCCATAGCTTATAACATTTCCCCCAATGCATGTAATGCTCTTTAAGTTGcctattaaatataaactttaaatgttatttaattaaataaaagtttatccGCGAATTAACTTTATTatagtcttttatttatttcattttataaattaaagtTGATTAGATCCATAGTTCATAAACCCTGATGATTGTCGATTCGTTAAGCATccttttattcaaataataatagcTCATTATATTTTTCACATGGGTCCTTAAACTATTTTTATCATATCAGTCCTTAAAATTTGACAACCATTACCTACAACTCACaccattaacttttttttttgtcaaaatcaaCTGATCTTGTAAAGACAAGTGTATTAATACTTTTTAatatatcaattaatttaattaaataatattcctttaatatattaaaattttatcaattttttaactGTTCATTAATCATATGTTTCAAAAATCATCAGCATTTTcctatatattttgtaaataataaatgttagctcgagtttattcttattttattctttttaacagtaaaaggattaattttaCTTAAGTCCCTATAATAAAAAAACCTCTAAAGTacattcatctttttttttcctcatCCATCCGCTCAGTTTTCTTCTTTTATCAttgtttacatttttaaaattttcacaattttattttatattttttcatccATCCTTGTTGTTTTTCTTAGTTCTCATACTGAAAAAGTACATTCAATCAACTCCTTTGATCGTAATTTTAACAGCTAATAgttaaaatttaatgattttatttttggattatgTTTTTCACGTGGCACACTACTATTGTACCACATGGCAAAATGGATAGTTTCTttctaaatttgttaaaaatacaaaaaatattaaaaaattaataaacacCATAAAAATTAGTATAAATCCAAAAACTacagaaaataataattaataattaaatatgaaaaattataaaaattccataaaaagtataaaaatttaaaaaagttataaataattataaaataataaaaattacaagaaatataaaatacattaaaaaatgaaaattataaaaaaaaagttcccaacaaaacataaaataaaatttttattcaatttaataaaaattaagtctaGCAATTGCCAATTTGTCGGAATCACCACTCACTGTACTACGAGCATGGGAAATAAACCAAGTTTTTTAATtcatctaaacttttttttaatgtcCAAGTGGTGAACAAAGCGgcctattttttttttggaactttTTAGGTCAtatataattttctatatttctttattgttttttgtaattttctataatttttattttaatttatataatattcttaatataaattttattttattttttgttgggaaaatgaaaaaataatcatatttttatttttttggtaattttttatatttctctATTGTTTGTAATTTTAGCAAGTCTATAATTATcgttattaattttataatctttttaaatagttttacaatctttttaatagttttgatgtaatttctacagttatttattaattttaattttcaatattttcaataattttaaaagtttctatttttattagtttttatgattttttatattttaaacagaTTTAAAAAGAGAATATCAATTTTCTTTTCACACTACTATAATTCCAACATTACAAACAttaggaaaaatatttttttttcgaaaatgaAACTATGCATTCCATAGggatagtagaattttttttttgaaaaaaaaagggtaacACATATACtacaaaatgtgaaaataacCTATCGAATTTTTCTATTCGATTTTCCAACGGCAATGGTATGATCCTAATACTTCTCGAAGCAGGTTATAATTCAAGGCAGCCACATTCCCACGTAGTGGTGCATCGCAATCACACAtcatttctttatcaattttGAGTCCTGTTTGTtggtttatttgtttttttataattaaaggaaaatgaaattatTCGACATTAAACTCAAGCTTTTATATCTACAAAGATTATCGGCCCATTTGTTTGCATTTTATATGCAAAAAGTTATTTCAATGTAAGTAAATTTATTAATGTAAATTACCAATACTGTGCACCAAATGATGGTGACCAAATGGTATGATATCTCACATTTGGACCATAAAAGTTGAGATTATAAGACGCTGATGGTTGGGTTGGCCCTTTCGATCACAACTTTCATCTTCTTTCCCGAAGGAGTAAACATCCAACTATACACCTATGTTAAACTGGTTTACCCATTTTAACCAGTTTAatgtttctatatttttttccctattaaaaaaatgataatgacAATTTCACAAAGAAGCTTATCTAGCTGGCTTCCATATACAAGCTGTCTTTATCATATTTGTACCTGTAAAGTACATGGACTggatcatcatcatcttcagtCTCTCCTAGGCAGCTCCCAAATTAGCTTATACAGTTTGTTGGATATTTCCTCATTTGTGATCCCTTTAACCTCTCCACATCTCCGTCCTTCGATCAAAAAATGTGTCTAGTCTCTTGAATTCTGCATGAGCTCGAACCACTG includes these proteins:
- the LOC107897421 gene encoding 25.3 kDa vesicle transport protein, giving the protein MVKLTMIARVTDGLPLAEGLDDGRDLTDAEMYKQQVKALFKNLSKGHNEASRMSVETGPYVFHYIIEGRVCYLTMCDRSYPKKLAFQYLEDLKNEFERVNGAQIETAARPYAFIKFDTFIQKTKKLYQDTRTQRNISKLNDELYEVHQIMTRNVQEVLGVGEKLDQVSQMSSRLTSESRIYADKARDLNRQALIRKWAPVAIVLGVVFLLFWVKAKLW